In Treponema primitia ZAS-2, a genomic segment contains:
- a CDS encoding HAMP domain-containing sensor histidine kinase, which yields MKWETIFFWKKNADKRVNANTAFKDSLRIFLALVVVNGLHMYVYQQIILDGRDTVEFFIIALTGWLVFSAAVLTGLTTFIRYWSQGRPIRRLREAAKKIAAGNFAIRVTPISKDGKKDYMAVLFDDFNTMAEELESIEIMKNDFIANVSHEIKSPLSVIQSYAAALQNENLEPEERHEYIKTIVNSSQKLSALVSNILKLNKLENQKILPTTSCYELGEQLRRCALAFEDIWEQKSINFEAALDEITVSYDETMLEIVWNNLIANAIKFTAPKGVISLSLKKAADGFARIQITDSGCGMDEETQEHIFDKFYQGDSSHSQEGNGLGLALVKKVIDMTGAEITVKSRAGEGTSFTVRLKIGEKT from the coding sequence GTGAAGTGGGAGACCATCTTTTTTTGGAAAAAAAATGCCGATAAACGGGTCAATGCCAACACGGCATTCAAAGACAGTCTCCGGATATTTCTTGCGTTGGTAGTGGTTAACGGACTCCACATGTATGTTTATCAACAAATCATACTTGACGGTCGGGATACGGTTGAGTTTTTTATCATCGCGCTGACCGGTTGGCTTGTTTTCAGTGCGGCGGTACTGACGGGGTTAACTACTTTTATCCGCTATTGGTCCCAGGGGCGTCCAATACGGCGTTTAAGAGAGGCGGCGAAAAAGATAGCTGCTGGGAATTTTGCGATTCGGGTTACTCCGATCAGTAAAGACGGAAAAAAAGACTATATGGCAGTTTTGTTTGATGACTTCAATACCATGGCTGAGGAACTTGAAAGCATCGAAATCATGAAAAATGATTTTATCGCCAATGTATCCCACGAAATCAAGTCCCCCCTTTCGGTTATCCAGAGCTACGCTGCGGCATTACAGAACGAAAACCTGGAACCGGAAGAACGGCATGAATACATCAAAACTATCGTCAACTCCTCCCAGAAACTCTCCGCCCTGGTTTCCAATATTCTCAAGTTAAATAAACTGGAAAACCAGAAAATTCTCCCCACCACCTCTTGCTATGAACTGGGCGAACAGCTTCGTCGTTGTGCCCTTGCTTTTGAGGATATTTGGGAACAAAAAAGCATCAATTTCGAGGCGGCTCTGGACGAGATAACCGTTTCTTATGACGAAACTATGCTGGAAATTGTCTGGAACAACCTTATTGCCAACGCGATCAAATTCACCGCCCCCAAGGGAGTCATCTCCTTGAGCTTAAAGAAAGCGGCGGATGGCTTTGCTCGAATACAAATTACAGACTCCGGCTGCGGCATGGATGAGGAAACGCAAGAACACATTTTCGATAAATTCTACCAAGGGGATAGTTCTCATTCACAGGAAGGCAACGGCCTGGGGCTTGCGCTGGTGAAAAAGGTGATTGATATGACCGGCGCCGAAATAACGGTTAAAAGCAGGGCCGGGGAAGGTACAAGCTTTACGGTCCGTCTGAAAATCGGGGAAAAAACGTAA
- a CDS encoding response regulator transcription factor has protein sequence MINILVVEDDEKLNRLVCAHLTEHGYKTIGCLRAVEAFDRMIDTVIDLIISDIMMPEINGFKFAAMVREQDKTIPMFFMSSRDDIASKEQGFRIGIDDYMVKPVDMNELTLRVGALLRRANIANEKKLSAGSLVLNADEMTATLAGEEIPLTIREFNVLFKLLSYPRKTFTRNQLMNDFWGTENESTPRTVDVYITKLREKFAACKDFEIVTVHGLGYKAVLK, from the coding sequence ATGATCAACATACTGGTTGTTGAGGACGATGAAAAACTAAACCGCCTTGTCTGCGCCCATCTAACCGAGCATGGCTACAAGACAATCGGCTGCCTTAGGGCGGTGGAAGCCTTTGATCGCATGATAGATACCGTCATCGACCTCATTATTTCGGATATCATGATGCCGGAAATCAACGGCTTCAAGTTCGCCGCCATGGTGCGGGAACAGGATAAAACAATCCCCATGTTCTTTATGAGCTCCCGTGATGACATTGCATCAAAGGAGCAGGGCTTTCGTATCGGCATTGACGATTATATGGTCAAGCCCGTGGACATGAATGAATTAACCCTGCGTGTGGGCGCGCTCCTGCGGCGGGCGAATATCGCCAATGAAAAAAAACTGAGCGCCGGAAGCCTCGTCCTCAATGCCGATGAGATGACGGCGACCCTGGCCGGGGAAGAAATACCCCTTACGATCAGGGAATTCAATGTCCTGTTCAAACTCCTGTCGTATCCAAGGAAAACCTTTACCCGGAACCAGCTTATGAACGATTTCTGGGGTACGGAAAATGAAAGCACCCCGCGCACGGTAGATGTGTATATTACTAAACTGCGGGAAAAATTTGCCGCTTGTAAGGATTTTGAAATTGTAACCGTCCATGGGTTGGGTTATAAGGCGGTACTCAAGTGA